A single region of the Kwoniella shivajii chromosome 10, complete sequence genome encodes:
- a CDS encoding methylthioribose-1-phosphate isomerase, with amino-acid sequence MVAAAPSGKQPLPDMMTSIRIDKSGQVEIVDQLLLPHSVAWIPISTPEEAFDAIKSMKIRGAPAIASLAALSLKSYLSSSSRPSFASGEEAVEWVSKTCDYLQSSRPTAVNLGEAMDRIRSTLKQSTGADPENVVEKVKKVCEDVHEEDLERNMEMGRLGAEWLYKKRAGNGKKSLKVVTVCNTGSLATSGYGTAIGVITALFENDQLDTAYYAQTTPYHQGSRLTSLELTTLQIPACMICDTMLGSLFQHEDIDGVIVGADRVVKNGDTANKIGTYQAAVLAQRHSIPFMVVAPVTTIDLSLSTGADIHIEHRPSVEATQVRGLNVETGKLSVVRITPEGVGQGDKPWQRVYNPSFDVTPAELISCVVTEKGVAERKQGEKSIDVSSVC; translated from the exons ATGGTAGCCGCTGCACCTTCAGGCAAACAGCCTTTGCCAGACATGATGACTTCGATCAGAATTGATAAATCTGGTCAAGTTGAAATCGTTGATCAATTACTACTTCC TCACTCGGTCGCTTGGATCCCTATTTCCACTCCTGAAGAAGCGTTTGATGcgatcaaatcaatgaaaatcCGAGGTGCACCTGCCATAGCTTCACTTGCGGCTTTATCCCTAAAATcatatctatcatcttcgtccagACCCTCTTTCGCTTCAGGGGAAGAAGCAGTGGAATGGGTATCGAAGACATGTGATTATCTACAATCATCAAGGCCTACCGCTGTCAATCTCGGTGAAGCAATGGATCGAATTAGAAGTACATTGAAACAATCAACTGGAGCTGACCCAGAAAATGTTGTGGAGAAAGTAAAGAAAGTATGTGAGGATGTgcatgaagaagatttggaaaggAATATGGAGATGGGTAGATTAGGTGCTGAGTGGTTATATAAGAAAAGAGCTGGAAATGGTAAAAAATCATTGAAAGTCGTCACCGTTTGTAATACAGGTAGTTTAGCTACTTCT GGTTACGGTACTGCCATCGGAGTCATAACAGCTTTATtcgaaaatgatcaattGGACACTGCATATTACGCACAGACAACACCATATCATCAAGGATCAAGATTAACAAGTTTGGAATTAACCACTCTGCAAATACCCGCTTGCATGATTT GTGATACAATGCTCGGTTCATTATTCCAACATGAAGATATCGACGGTGTGATCGTTGGTGCTGACCGAGTCGTTAAAAATGGTGATACAGCTaataaa ATCGGTACATACCAAGCGGCAGTCTTAGCTCAAAGACATAGTATACCTTTTATGGTTGTAGCTCCAGTGACGACCATTGATCTTTCACTATCTACAGGAGCAGA CATTCACATCGAACACCGACCGTCTGTCGAAGCCACACAAGTAAGAGGATTGAACGTTGAAACTGGAAAACTCAGTGTAGTCAGAATAACACCTGAAGGTGTTGGACAAGGTGATAAACCTTGGCAAAGAGTTTACAATCCTTCATTTGATGTTACACCAGCTGAACTCATCA gtTGCGTTGTCACTGAAAAAGGAGTCGCGGAGAGAAAACAAGGCGAGAAGAGTATTGACGTCTCTTCAGTCTGCTAG